In a single window of the Notamacropus eugenii isolate mMacEug1 chromosome 4, mMacEug1.pri_v2, whole genome shotgun sequence genome:
- the LOC140498484 gene encoding small ribosomal subunit protein uS14-like, producing the protein MAVLLLLGLPSDYLSPSESHHHKCSSAMGHQQLYWSHPRKFGQGSRSCRICLNRHGLILKYGLNMCCQCFRQYTKDIGFIKLD; encoded by the exons ATGGCTGTCCTTCTCCTCCTGGGCCTCCCCAGTGATTACCTTAGCCCCAGTGAGAGCCATCACCACAAATGCAG TAGCGCCATGGGTCACCAGCAGCTCTACTGGAGCCACCCTCGCAAATTCGGCCAGGGCTCTCGGTCGTGCCGCATTTGTTTGAACCGGCATGGCCTGATCCTCAAGTACGGTCTGAACATGTGCTGCCAGTGCTTCAGGCAGTACACGAAGGACATCGGCTTCATCAAGTTGGACTAA